In Sphingobacterium sp. R2, the genomic stretch ACAACAAAGGAATTGAACTGACCTTAAACACCGTCAACCTGAAGAAAGAAAAATTACAATGGTCGACCTCCTTCAATTTTGCCTACAATAAAAATCAGATCGTGCATCTTTACAAGAACTACCAAGATGTGCTGGACGCCAATGGAAATGTGACCGGCCGTAAGGAAATGGATGAAATTTCGAACAATTGGTTTATCGGACAGCCCATTGGTGCCATCTGGAATTATCAGGTGACGGGGATCTGGCAGGCCAATGAGGCGGCCGAGGCGGCTAAATATGGGCAGGCGCCTGGTGATCCCAAAGTAGCCAATGTGTATACCGCAGATGATGTTGTGAACGGCGATATCACAAAACCTGTATATAATAATAATGACAAGGTTTTTTTAGGGCAGACGGACCCACGTTTCCGTTGGTCGATGCGCAACGAGTTTATCCTGTGGAATGACCTTAGTTTTTCTTTTAATATCTATTCGGCGATGGGGCACAAAAGTTTGTCGGGCAATTACCTGAATAACGATGATGACGGCGGACGTATGGCTTATGGACTGGCTAATCTGCCCGCAAAGGAATATTGGACACCGGACAATCCGACCGATCGCTATGGCCGTATTGAGGCTAAGGGACCGATCGGTGCAGAGGGTGCAGCGCAGCTATACGACCGCTCGTTTATCCGGCTCGACAACATCTCGGTAGGCTATACATTGCCAAGACATCTGACCTCCAAATATAACCTCAACCGGGTGAAGCTGTATGGTACGGTGCGGAATGTGGCAACCTGGACGAATGACTGGGAATACGGCGATCCAGAGACAGGATCCTGGGCCTCAAGGGTATTTACCTTCGGTGTGAATTTATCTTTATAACCTGATTAATTGTGATGTACATGAACAATATACGAAACAAATCCAGAAACCTGGGCAAGGGTATAGCCTTTTTGCTTGCCAGTACACTAGCGATAAGCAGCTGCTCGAAAGAATTTTTGCAGCCCGACCCGCTGTCAATTTATTTACCAAATGAAACGTTTAATACCGAGTCTGGTTTACTTTCAGCAATGGCCATCTGCGACCGCCATCTTAAGGGGTATTGGGCCACAGATCATAACGAGATGCTGACCCTAGGTACAGAGTACATCTTTTCTGAACTAATGGTGGCCAGCAATACGGACAAACGCAGCATGATGGCGGATGTGGCCAATATGCTGACACCGACCAGTGACAACTCCAGCTTACAGAATCTCGACCGATCTAACAGCCTATGGTATCTATGGCAGGAAACGTATAAAGGGATCAGTTATGCCAATACCATTATCAAGTACGTGGATCAGGTTCAGACCCTGAGCGAGCAAGATCGGAATGCTTATAAAGGACGGGCTTATTTCCATAGGGCTTTCCGCTATATGGCATTGGTGTTTGAGTATGGCGATGTTCCTTTGGTGACGACAATCATCGATGTGCCCAAACAGAATTACCGAAGTACCAAGCGCGATGCCATTTTGCAGATGATAACCAAGGACATGGAATTTGCTGTCCAATGGGTACCGGATCAGAAAAATATGAGCCTGATCGGTATGATCAACAAAGGGGCCTGCCGCATGTTGCTGGCAAAATGTTATCTGGCCATAGGGGAGTACCAAAAGGCCAGAGAGCAAACCGATATCCTGATTGACCAGTCGGGCTATGCTTTGATGACTGAAAGCTTCGGTACATTTAATGATGGCGGGGAAGGGCAGACCTGGCCTATTACGCGTAATGTGATCTGGGATATGCACCGACCTGAAAATAAATTGATCGCCAGCAACCGCGAGGTGATCATGGGAATGCCCAACCGGGGTGCCGATGCGGAGTCTTTTGTGAAAATGCTCACCATGCGGATCTTATATCCCTTTGTGTTCGACTCGCGGATACAAACGACCGATGGGAAACAGGCTTTGCTGAATATCAAACGCAACAGTGGGGATTACAATGCAAAATATGATTACATGCGGGCCTTTGGTCGCGGTATTGGAACTTTTCGACCCACTTCTTTCCAGTCCCAGGGGGTATGGGCGGTCAACGGAAAGCAAGATGAGGGCGACCTGCGCCACAGTTCGAAGGTAGGAAACTGGGTACGCATGGAAGATTACAAGGTCAACAATAAAGCTTCCAAAGATTTTGGTAAACCACTTTTACTTAACGATCCAGCGACAGGGAAACTCCTTTGTAGCGATACCATCCGTCGCTGGTACGATGTGCCCCATTATAAATTTTTTCTGGATGACCCAGTAAGCGAGGCCAATATCAGCGGTTCGGACGGTTCGCGGGGGGCTACCAACGGTAGCATTGCAGATTGGTACCTCTATCGCCTGGCAGAAGCCTATCTCTTGCGCGCCGAAGCCAAGTATTATATCAATCCGTCTGATGGAACTATTAAAGATGACTTAAATGCCATACGTAAGCGGGCAAAATGTACGCAGCTCTATGATGGGCCAGTGACCATTGGAGATATTATGAATGAAAGGGCTCGCGAGCTCTACTGGGAGGAATGGCGTAATGTGGAATTGAAACGGGTATCGCTTTGCCTGGCACGTAGCGGCAAACCGGATGAATGGGGAAATGTATATAATCTGGATAATTTTGATAAACAAAGTGGCACAGATGCCAGTGGCGGTAGCTACTGGTATCAACGCATTGTGCATTATAGCTTATACAACAAAGGCATCATTCATGTCAATGCAACAGGCCTAAGTGATATTAACTATACCATGGATAAAAAGAATATGTATTGGCCAATCCCCAATGTAGCGATCACTTCGAATATTAAAGGACAGTTAAAGCAAAACTATGGCTACGATGGTTACAATCCGGCTACGCCAGTATGGGATCAATGGGAGGATGCTGTTGCGGATGAATCTAAAGTGGAATAGCACCCAGAGGGCCCAAGACTTTTGTGCATTAGCGCAATAAGTTGGGAATTTTTTAATACTTATTTGATAATTAACATCATTTTATATATACATAAAACTCATTCATATGATAAAGAAGACCCTTTTATTTTTATTGATCCTTCCAGTTCAACTGCTAATCGCACAGTCGAATCTGGTAAGTTTTCCGGCCGAGGCAGATCCAATGGAGGTCGGACATCGCATCGCGCATCGTTTTATCGCGGGCAAACATATGCTACATGCCGGTAAATGGATCAGCTATCCGGAGACCTTTTATTGGACCGGTGCAATTAACTATGCGCATGTAACAAATGATGCAAAGTTGATGCAAGCAATGAAAGATCGATTTTCCAAACTCGTATCGAGCGAGCCACAGTTGCTGCCACCGAAAAATCATGTAGACTTAAATATGTTTGGAAGTCTGCCTTTGCGTCTCTACCAACTGACTAAGGAGGGAAGTTATCTCGACTTGGGCTTGCCCTACGCGGACACGCAATGGCAGGTACCAGAAAATGCGGGGCAGGAGGCTAAAAACTGGGCTCAGCAGGGATACTCCTGGCAGACCCGGATGTGGATTGACGATATGTACATGATTACGATTGTACAGACGGCTGCCTTTAAAGCAACGGGTGAGTCAAAATATCTCGACCGCGCGGCGAAAGAAATGGTGCTTTATTTAGATAAATTACAACGCCCCAACGGATTGTTTTACCATGCACCTGATGTTCCTTACTATTGGGGACGTGGTAATGGCTGGATGGCCGCGGGTATGACCGAATTGCTGCGCATGCTTCCGAAAGA encodes the following:
- a CDS encoding RagB/SusD family nutrient uptake outer membrane protein, giving the protein MNNIRNKSRNLGKGIAFLLASTLAISSCSKEFLQPDPLSIYLPNETFNTESGLLSAMAICDRHLKGYWATDHNEMLTLGTEYIFSELMVASNTDKRSMMADVANMLTPTSDNSSLQNLDRSNSLWYLWQETYKGISYANTIIKYVDQVQTLSEQDRNAYKGRAYFHRAFRYMALVFEYGDVPLVTTIIDVPKQNYRSTKRDAILQMITKDMEFAVQWVPDQKNMSLIGMINKGACRMLLAKCYLAIGEYQKAREQTDILIDQSGYALMTESFGTFNDGGEGQTWPITRNVIWDMHRPENKLIASNREVIMGMPNRGADAESFVKMLTMRILYPFVFDSRIQTTDGKQALLNIKRNSGDYNAKYDYMRAFGRGIGTFRPTSFQSQGVWAVNGKQDEGDLRHSSKVGNWVRMEDYKVNNKASKDFGKPLLLNDPATGKLLCSDTIRRWYDVPHYKFFLDDPVSEANISGSDGSRGATNGSIADWYLYRLAEAYLLRAEAKYYINPSDGTIKDDLNAIRKRAKCTQLYDGPVTIGDIMNERARELYWEEWRNVELKRVSLCLARSGKPDEWGNVYNLDNFDKQSGTDASGGSYWYQRIVHYSLYNKGIIHVNATGLSDINYTMDKKNMYWPIPNVAITSNIKGQLKQNYGYDGYNPATPVWDQWEDAVADESKVE
- a CDS encoding glycoside hydrolase family 88 protein, which encodes MIKKTLLFLLILPVQLLIAQSNLVSFPAEADPMEVGHRIAHRFIAGKHMLHAGKWISYPETFYWTGAINYAHVTNDAKLMQAMKDRFSKLVSSEPQLLPPKNHVDLNMFGSLPLRLYQLTKEGSYLDLGLPYADTQWQVPENAGQEAKNWAQQGYSWQTRMWIDDMYMITIVQTAAFKATGESKYLDRAAKEMVLYLDKLQRPNGLFYHAPDVPYYWGRGNGWMAAGMTELLRMLPKDHADRPRILKGYLTMMASLKKEQRKSGMWNQLIDEADCWAETSGSAMFAYAIITGVKHGWLNEKQYGPVARRAWLALAKYVDGQGAVSEICVGTNKKNDKQYYYDRPRHTGDYHGQAAYMWCINALLETNDNLSLY